In Zingiber officinale cultivar Zhangliang chromosome 1A, Zo_v1.1, whole genome shotgun sequence, the DNA window CTTCTTTTCAATTGTTCAACAATTATGAATTTTCAACACTCATGATATGCCCGTTTGCCCTGCTCACCACCTTGTGGACAGATGGGGTGGTTGCTGCATCTTGATACATAGTTGATTGTTTAATATGATATTTGATTAACTATAAGTTTATTCAGGTTTAGTAGGCAGGCAGAGCTTTTATCTGTTTGCTGGCTTCATATAACCGGCTCAATAGACAGTCGATTGCTCTCGCAAAAGACAATGTATACAGCATACATGATCTACAAGTTAAATCCTGATTCATATGGTCTTGATTCCAACTCCCAAAAGGCCTCCATCAAATTAGGAGCTCATTCACAAGAAAATCGTGTCTCTTTGGAACCAGATGATGAAGAGGATGATGAGGAACAAGAAGAAAAGCAAATACAGTTGAGAGGGGATGGATGGTTGGAAATGGAGCTAGGCGAGATTTATAACGATCAAGGCGATGAAGGAGAGATTGCAATCATATTTAGTGACGTTGAAGAACTCCATTGGAAGAAAGGCCTTGTTTTCGCTGGATTTGAGATTAGGCCGACCAAAAGAAAGGTGGATGTTGAATTGTTAGGTTAATTTGTTTGTAAACTCAATTAAATGTAGTTTTCATGGTGATGTGCTGATACATTGATATGTGATTTCAACTATTTGATTGTGTATTGTTATAATAGTTGGCTTTAGATGTTTCATCAAATGCTTCTTATTGCTTGCTTTTACGGACTAAAAAGTTCCTTGAAAGACATCTAAATCTTTGTTTTCCAAAATTAAACATGGCTTGAATCATGTTTCGAATCtgatttaatgaaatcaaattctttctcaTTTGTAGAATTAAAAATAACAGGTCTACTTGAAATGTGTTATTCTTCTCTACGCAAATTGAGTCTAAATGACTCGACAACTGAGACACTCACCATTCGGTCATCTCTTACTAAGTTGTTTACCACACCTGCATCGAATGTGATGCGGCGGTAAGGAGGGGTCCCATCCTACGGAGAATAGCTATCACAGTTGAACCCGTCCGGAATCTGAATCAGATGG includes these proteins:
- the LOC121998358 gene encoding F-box protein At2g02240-like, with product MATEKRGRPSTCGFSMLPEECVSYLLSFTSPCDVCRSSLVCKSFLAAAQTDVLWESFLPSDVAEILSRATHPVDYSSRKELYFCLCHPLLVDEGRLSFQLERSTGKKTYMLSPETMGITWMETPQYWRWISLPHSRFSRQAELLSVCWLHITGSIDSRLLSQKTMYTAYMIYKLNPDSYGLDSNSQKASIKLGAHSQENRVSLEPDDEEDDEEQEEKQIQLRGDGWLEMELGEIYNDQGDEGEIAIIFSDVEELHWKKGLVFAGFEIRPTKRKVDVELLG